In Wolbachia endosymbiont (group A) of Pogonocherus hispidulus, the genomic stretch ACACTTGACTTTAGCTAAAAACCATCTGGCGCCTATGGTTTTTTATAGTTTTGTCTTCCCTTTTCTGAATGGTTTGCAAGCTGCTGTAGCTAACCCAAGAAAGGTTTCCCTACGTCATATCAACTATATTTTTTTTAAATTTTTTAAATTTAGTTTTATTACAACTCTTGTTTATAATTTTGTATTTTTATTCAATTAGAAAATGCATTTTTGACAATAAACACCCTAATTTATCATAGAAAAATTTTATATCAAACAACAGATTTGGACTTTGCAGCAGCCATTGCAGCCGTTAGTACGAACATTGCTTCTACCGCCTGTTATTCTTCGATAACCAATAGCTTTTCCACTTTCTTTTGGATGCGCCAGCAAGACTTGCTACTTCTTTTCTGTTTAAGTAGCCAAGCTCTGGCATCAGACACACAAAATCTTGAGATAACTTTGCCTGGTACTGTTCTCAGAATTTTTTGGCGCTTCTGTAACTCTAGATCTTTATCTAAGAAAATGCGATAAACCAATTCCCTGTGTTTTCTAAAGTCACTAAAGAATTAGGTAAGATATCTGAAAACTTTTTAAACAATTGTTGCTAACCAGAAGCATTATTATCAAATTCGACAACACTCTTCTGTGTGTGAACCGCAACAACATTTTTAAATTTTCCGATGTCAATACCAATAAAGTTTTGATAAGATGTAACCATATTAATAACCTCGATAGTTTATTGATTTAAGATTGTAAACGGGTGCATACATATGTCCCATGCAACTATTCAAACGTATCGAGGGCTAGTGTACCTTGATATAAACGGTTGCCAACGCCGCGTCGGTCGCACACGCCCGCTATTCCTATAGTGAGTAGAGTTATCTTCCCTCTTGTTTCTTTTATAACATATTTTTAACTTACAACTGCCGCGGTATCTCTAGATCCCGCTAACAAGTAGCGGGATGACGAGATACCACCGCGAACCGTCATACCGCCGCGGCGCTAACACATAGCGGAATGACGAATTACTTGACCTTTACAGGGATGACGGTTGTCGTTTAGCCATAAACATTAAGAAATTTACCAAATAAAAAAAAAGGCAAAAGAAGCCCCGTGGTGGTTGGCTATTTACTATGTACTAAAATATCGGCGTTTTTTTTATTCTAAAACGCTTGATTAAGAGCGATTTAGCTGCTTTTAACTTGCAACTAACCTACACCGCAAGTGTTTAAGAAATTTACTAAGCAGGAAAAAAGGCAAAGAAAACCCAGAGTAGCTAGTATTCAAATTCTCCCTTGTCAATTTGACGTTTTTTGCTGTCTTAAACGCTTTGTAAGCGCGTTTCGGCTTATATAGGTAAAAACCTAGAAATTTTTAAAGACATGCGATGCACGTAGTGCGAAAAATTAAACATGAGACGCCAAATACCCTAAGTTTTTTGTCATTAACCTGCACAGATTGCGAAGATAAATAAATAGCTTCAGTTTCATGATAAGGGGGCTGGCGGAGTTTGTCAAGTAAGTTTTTTCGTTTCTAACGGTTGTTGCCAAAAACTATACAAGAAGTCTAATGAGTTAACTTCCATATATCCTGAGTAGTTCTTGTGCATTAGCTTTGATTAGGATAGGGAAAATCTAAACTGAGAAGTCCGATATAGTTTCCATCAATTTTTGCAGCTAAATTTTCGCAAGAACAAACACCCACAGCATAATGCTTATTACACTCTGGCAAACCAAAATACTCTGATAAATCAGCTGTAATCTTGCAGCATAAATTTTCTGCAATATCAGGAGATATTTGTTCAATTTCGACCATAAACCCCTACCAATAAATTTTAACAAAAATACTTTAGTGCATTTTCAAATATAAGCATTCCATCACCATATTTTGGCACAGCAACACCTAAACGCTTGCTCTTTTCTTTTTCAAGAGGCCAATTATCTTGCTGGGTAAAAAATATTCCCCTTTCTGGATGGGGCATTAAAGCTAGCACTCTTCCACTTTTATCTGATAAAGCTGCTAGGTCGTATGTAGATCCGTTCGGATTGTGAGGAAATTGCAGATTAGCATAGTTGCCATTTTCATCAATGTAACGTAATGCGGTGGAATTGCTCTCAATCAATTGGTTCAAAATATCTTGATCCATAAAAAATTTGCCTTCCCCATGAGCAATAGGGAGATATAGTTCACTCAGGCCCCGTAGCCAAACAGAATTACTCTGCGGATTAACTCTCACTCTAATCCAACGGCATTGATAATTGCCTATATCATTATGGATTAAAGCTAGATTAGAGAACTCTGGAATTAATTTTACTAATATCTGACAACCATTACATATTCCTATAATCAGCTTGTCCTGAGATAAAAACTCTTGAAACTCATCCAACAAGTTGTTTTTAATACGTAAAGCAAACGCATTACCAGCACCAGTGTCATCACCATAGGAAAAACCTCCTGGAATTGCAAGTATATTGCTTAATTTCAGTTTACCTGGATTATCTATAATATCATTAATGTGAACGATTTTTACTTCAATATTACTAATACCAAGTTTTCTGCTGCATTCCATAAATGCAAATGCAGTTTCTTTTTCGCAATTTAAGCCATAACCAGATAGGACTGTGATTTTCATGAATTGCTAAAAATTAAAAAATTCGAATTTCCTTTTTACAAAATTTGCTATTAAATTTAACGCAAATAACACCAATAATAAAGCTATAATTGCAATAGCAGCAAGTTCAATAAATGCAATTTCAGGACTACTTGACCATATGTATATTTGTACAGGCAGAACAGTCGCCGGATCGAAAAAGGACGTAGGTGTATCAGCAATAAATGCCACCATACCCATCATAAGTAAAGGAGAAGATTCACCTAAAATCCTTGCAATTGCAAGCACAGTACCATGTATTATTCTTGGTAACGCAATCGGTAAAGAGTGATCTAATATCACCTTGATGTGAGGTGCACCGAGCGCAAACGCTGCATCTTTTATCGTAATAGGAACATTCGCAAAGGCATTTTTTGTTGCAATTATAATATTAGGTAACATCATAAATGAAAGAGTCATTCCACCAACAAGTGGTGAAGAGCGTGGTAGCCCAAATATGCCAAGATAGAGAGTTAAGCCCACTACACCAAATATTATTGAAGGCACTGCAGCAAGATTATTCATGCTAATTTCTACAATATTAGTCATTAGCCTATTTTTAGGCATAAATTCGTAAAGACAGATGCCCGACATAATTCCTATTGGTAATGCTAATGCTAGGCACACTATAATTGTCATTAATGAACCGATAAATGCCCCTAAAATCCCTGCATTCTCAGGTTCACGAGAGTCAGATTTAAGGAATAAAGACTTATTAAAAAATTTTTTCACTCTCCTCTTTTCTTTTAGCCAATCAAGTA encodes the following:
- a CDS encoding phosphoribosylformylglycinamidine synthase subunit PurQ, producing MKITVLSGYGLNCEKETAFAFMECSRKLGISNIEVKIVHINDIIDNPGKLKLSNILAIPGGFSYGDDTGAGNAFALRIKNNLLDEFQEFLSQDKLIIGICNGCQILVKLIPEFSNLALIHNDIGNYQCRWIRVRVNPQSNSVWLRGLSELYLPIAHGEGKFFMDQDILNQLIESNSTALRYIDENGNYANLQFPHNPNGSTYDLAALSDKSGRVLALMPHPERGIFFTQQDNWPLEKEKSKRLGVAVPKYGDGMLIFENALKYFC
- a CDS encoding PstA family ABC transporter permease, with the protein product MSIKKKFLKLLQSRRVHARIKRKNKKNRALRFCSFTALVISLGCPVCILLSILVNSYSALTVTKILLPIEISADLTLTNNPGDLRYKSIGLLNDSLRKVFKGTDFKDSDEILSRNSYKELEKFFCKKVKDSGEYEIWFTASSIINSINKDKHLNDRYAKLLDWLKEKRRVKKFFNKSLFLKSDSREPENAGILGAFIGSLMTIIVCLALALPIGIMSGICLYEFMPKNRLMTNIVEISMNNLAAVPSIIFGVVGLTLYLGIFGLPRSSPLVGGMTLSFMMLPNIIIATKNAFANVPITIKDAAFALGAPHIKVILDHSLPIALPRIIHGTVLAIARILGESSPLLMMGMVAFIADTPTSFFDPATVLPVQIYIWSSSPEIAFIELAAIAIIALLLVLFALNLIANFVKRKFEFFNF